The following are from one region of the Aspergillus luchuensis IFO 4308 DNA, chromosome 4, nearly complete sequence genome:
- a CDS encoding ASCC2 family CUE domain-containing protein (COG:K;~EggNog:ENOG410PI70;~InterPro:IPR009060,IPR041800,IPR003892;~PFAM:PF02845;~go_function: GO:0005515 - protein binding [Evidence IEA];~go_function: GO:0043130 - ubiquitin binding [Evidence IEA]) produces MPEPLPPLAPVPPPEVQSTVPPNEWELYIDAWILLLQVRIEAPDSQFKEIAAHDETAVTFLTSFYHQSATYGSSGFHAGLKARSLRKLCFLLTRRFLLDASATPSELLDVHVLANICCTYPSSAAMKRLLSDAWNKHQDTIASSLEKAKTNIIRELASLNPTKSMAILSDIRLLTILASALPGCGQVLMTGSDFLDTFADAYQTHKRADIRSVLVANVYVGLASLLKGPKLNLSALLDQLYSLKSSAGVGSSTTKKEPTLLSDVICSTDLLVRLDRHLSTHPQKRGQDLLTSLRTYQEETKVFHRRHQKQKKRLLDKGKGRAATDPPAPEDMHIHRMSLITQVQDLFPDLGSGYITRLLDHYNDDPETIVSHLLDDSIPSELRTLDKSEQLPTSTSTSTIPHDPLPPRSTPPPTESTLPARKNIFDNDVDLAELSDQSTLHHGRRTNTTQADDLLADRTHHSANKAAILSALATFDSDDDERDDTYDIADVGGTIDDTTTDDAKAAAEQQQEAELSLYRTYKSNPALFARDSATRRSQPRASLKRETGMTDEAIEGWAVMLSRDPKRMARLEDKMAFGAADGGGLNQPELPATSYRRPGAGTEDDDESEAGGSNSSRGRGGRGRGGRGRGRGAGQQGSTPGNSNPAVARQRKEENKASRANHNRRQQRARKVARAGGMMG; encoded by the coding sequence ATGCCGGAACCACTACCTCCTTTGGCACCGGTTCCACCCCCGGAGGTGCAGAGCACCGTACCACCCAACGAATGGGAGCTCTATATAGATGCGTGGATCTTGCTTCTGCAAGTACGCATTGAAGCTCCTGATTCCCAATTCAAAGAAATTGCCGCCCACGATGAAACTGCCGTGACCTTCTTGACCTCCTTCTATCATCAATCTGCCACCTATGGCTCATCTGGCTTCCATGCCGGGCTTAAAGCGCGATCATTACGGAAGCTTTGCTTCTTGTTGACGAGGAGGTTCCTTCTGGATGCCTCTGCAACACCGTCTGAGCTGCTTGATGTACATGTTCTTGCGAACATCTGTTGCACCTACCCTTCGAGCGCTGCCATGAAGCGACTATTGTCTGATGCCTGGAACAAGCATCAAGATACAATAGCATCCAGCCTTGAGAAGGCCAAGACGAATATTATCAGAGAGCTTGCCTCGCTCAACCCCACGAAGTCTATGGCTATCCTCTCTGACATTCGCCTCTTGACTATCCTGGCGTCCGCACTCCCCGGTTGTGGCCAGGTGCTCATGACCGGATCTGACTTTCTGGACACATTCGCCGATGCATACCAAACACACAAACGAGCGGATATCCGCAGCGTCCTCGTAGCAAACGTCTACGTTGGTCTAGCATCGCTTCTGAAGGGCCCAAAGCTGAATCTTTCCGCGCTGCTGGACCAGCTATACAGTCTAAAATCCAGCGCTGGCGTCGGATCCTCAACAACGAAGAAGGAGCCCACCCTCCTATCCGACGTTATATGCAGTACAGACCTCCTAGTCCGTCTCGACCGCCATCTCAGCACCCACCCCCAGAAACGAGGCCAAGACCTCCTCACCAGTCTACGAACCTatcaagaagaaacaaaagtCTTCCACCGTCGCCAtcaaaaacaaaagaagcGACTCCTCGACAAAGGCAAAGGCCGCGCTGCTACGGATCCCCCCGCTCCCGAAGACATGCACATTCACCGCATGTCTTTGATCACCCAAGTCCAAGATCTTTTCCCCGACCTAGGCTCCGGCTACATCACCCGCTTGCTAGACCACTACAACGACGACCCCGAAACAATCGTCTCGCATCTCCTCGACGACTCCATCCCCTCTGAGCTCCGCACCCTCGACAAATCCGAACAACTTCctacatcaacatcaacctcaaccatCCCGCACgaccctctcccaccccgctcaacaccaccacccacagaGTCAACCCTCCCAGCCCGCAAAAACATCTTCGACAACGACGTTGACCTTGCCGAACTATCTGACCAGTCTACCCTCCACCACGGCCGccgcaccaacaccacccaagCCGACGACCTCCTCGCCGACCGCACCCACCACTCCGCGAACAAAGCTGCTATCCTTTCCGCCCTAGCCACCTTTGActccgacgacgacgaacGCGACGATACCTACGATATTGCCGACGTCGGCGGAACCATTgatgacaccaccaccgacgatGCCAAGGCCGCAGCAGAGCAACAACAAGAGGCAGAACTCTCCCTCTACCGCACATATAAATCTAATCCGGCCCTGTTTGCGCGCGACTCTGCCACAAGACGCTCACAGCCCCGCGCTTCGCTTAAGCGCGAAACCGGCATGACGGATGAAGCGATCGAGGGGTGGGCAGTCATGTTGTCGAGGGATCCGAAACGGATGGCTAGATTGGAGGATAAGATGGCGTTTGGTGCCGCTGATGGTGGGGGGCTGAATCAACCTGAGTTGCCGGCTACGTCGTATCGGAGACCTGGTGCTGGAacggaagatgacgacgagaGTGAGGCAGGTGGGAGCAACAGctcaagaggaagaggaggacgcgGACGCGGTGGGAGAGGTCGGGGACGTGGTGCAGGCCAGCAGGGTAGTACTCCTGGGAATAGTAACCCTGCTGTTGCGCGGcagaggaaagaggagaataAAGCTAGTCGGGCGAATCATAATCGTCGACAGCAGCGAGCGAGGAAGGTTGCGAGGGCtggggggatgatggggtag